A genomic window from Brevibacillus agri includes:
- a CDS encoding IS5 family transposase (programmed frameshift), protein MIQRRYEINDEQWEQIQDMFPPYRTGRPSKLSNRTMFNAILWIARSGAAWRDLPEERYGSWKTVYSRFCKWRDTGLLVAIFQALHVEPDFENLSIDSTSVKAHQHSAGAKKNAEGHEVNQHIGVSRGGKTTKLHTVVDGLGNPLAFLLTGGHVYDSVPAINLLQGFDLTGSHIVGDKAYGSEGIRHWITAKQAAYTIPPKANNKNPWKVDWYRYKERHLVECFFNKIKHFRRIATRYDKLAKSFLAFVYVASIFKLTQ, encoded by the exons ATGATTCAAAGACGGTACGAAATAAACGATGAACAGTGGGAACAAATTCAGGACATGTTCCCCCCCTATCGAACAGGACGTCCGTCCAAATTAAGTAATCGTACCATGTTTAATGCCATTCTTTGGATTGCCCGAAGTGGTGCGGCTTGGCGAGATTTGCCGGAAGAACGTTATGGTTCATGGAAAACGGTCTACAGTCGCTTCTGCAAGTGGAGAGATACCGGATTACTTGTCGCCATCTTCCAAGCTCTTCACGTAGAACCTGACTTTGAAAACTTGAGCATCGATTCTACATCGGTCAAAGCTCATCAACACAGTGCGGGTGCTA AAAAAAACGCAGAAGGACACGAAGTAAATCAGCACATAGGCGTCAGCCGTGGCGGAAAGACAACCAAACTTCATACCGTCGTCGATGGATTAGGGAATCCCCTCGCTTTTCTTCTCACGGGGGGGCACGTCTATGATTCCGTTCCAGCGATCAATTTGCTTCAAGGGTTTGATCTTACGGGAAGCCATATTGTTGGTGACAAAGCCTACGGCTCAGAAGGCATTCGGCATTGGATTACGGCTAAGCAGGCAGCGTACACCATCCCGCCTAAAGCGAATAATAAAAATCCTTGGAAAGTGGATTGGTACCGCTATAAAGAACGGCACTTGGTGGAGTGCTTCTTCAATAAAATCAAACATTTTCGACGAATCGCTACTCGTTACGACAAGCTGGCCAAATCATTCCTAGCGTTTGTATATGTCGCGTCCATCTTTAAACTAACTCAATAA
- a CDS encoding PepSY domain-containing protein, which yields MKTPIPWTAAVALAVALGAAIPAPIHAVNTQTAAVEPMRITQEQARQIALQQVQGRVLHAELDTENGVLVYEFIILTDQNQVYEVEVNAETGKVMKVEREDF from the coding sequence ATGAAAACCCCAATCCCCTGGACCGCAGCAGTCGCGCTGGCAGTGGCACTCGGAGCGGCAATACCTGCGCCGATTCACGCAGTAAACACCCAGACAGCAGCAGTAGAGCCGATGCGTATTACGCAGGAGCAGGCAAGGCAAATCGCCCTGCAGCAAGTGCAAGGCCGCGTGCTGCACGCGGAGCTGGACACGGAAAACGGCGTGCTTGTGTACGAGTTCATCATTTTGACCGACCAGAACCAGGTGTACGAAGTAGAGGTCAATGCGGAAACGGGAAAAGTAATGAAGGTGGAAAGAGAAGATTTTTAA
- a CDS encoding PTS mannitol transporter subunit IICB, whose product MENLATKNQSSGGVRVSVQKFGRFLSAMVMPNIGAFIAWGLITALFIPTGRWPNEELAKLVVPMITYLLPLLIGYTGGKMIHDVRGGVIGAVATMGIIVGSDIPMFLGAMIMGPLGGWIMKKVDQLLEGRIRSGFEMLINNFSAGIIGGVLAIIAFLAIGPVVTGLSKALASGVQVIVDAGLLPLASILVEPAKMLFLNNAINHGIFSPIGLEESVRTGKSIFFLMETNPGPGLGILLAYWLAGRGNAKQSAPGAVIIHFFGGIHEIYFPYILMNPRLVLAAIGGGMAGVFTFTLLGAGLVSSPSPGSIFALSAMAPRGGLLPVLAGVVAATVVSFVIAAALLKMGGKSDEDELEKATEKMQELKGKKQPAAEGEEVAAAKAVVAADVKKVVFSCDAGMGSSAMGAASLRKKFKDAGLGEITVINTAINDIPDDADIVITHKSLTERARAKAPSAEHISIDNFLNSPEYDKLVKRLG is encoded by the coding sequence ATGGAGAACTTGGCGACAAAGAACCAATCTTCCGGCGGTGTGCGAGTCTCGGTACAAAAATTTGGGCGGTTTCTCAGTGCGATGGTGATGCCGAACATCGGTGCGTTTATCGCCTGGGGACTGATTACGGCGTTGTTTATCCCCACGGGGCGATGGCCTAATGAGGAACTGGCCAAGTTGGTTGTTCCAATGATTACGTATCTGCTACCGCTTTTGATCGGATACACGGGTGGGAAAATGATTCACGATGTACGTGGCGGTGTCATAGGGGCCGTTGCCACAATGGGGATTATAGTTGGATCAGACATCCCGATGTTTTTGGGAGCAATGATAATGGGACCTCTCGGTGGTTGGATCATGAAAAAAGTGGACCAACTACTTGAAGGCAGAATTCGTTCTGGTTTTGAAATGCTGATTAACAATTTTTCGGCGGGAATAATTGGGGGGGTGCTTGCGATAATAGCATTCCTAGCGATTGGTCCGGTCGTGACTGGTCTTAGCAAAGCACTCGCTTCCGGTGTTCAAGTGATTGTGGATGCAGGATTGCTGCCGCTCGCAAGCATTTTAGTCGAGCCGGCGAAGATGCTGTTTTTGAACAATGCAATTAACCACGGTATTTTTAGTCCGATTGGACTGGAAGAGTCAGTGAGAACAGGGAAATCAATTTTTTTCCTCATGGAGACAAATCCAGGGCCTGGCTTGGGAATCCTATTGGCATATTGGCTGGCAGGGCGCGGCAACGCCAAGCAGTCGGCGCCAGGTGCGGTTATCATTCACTTTTTCGGTGGTATTCACGAAATTTACTTCCCTTACATCTTGATGAATCCGCGCCTCGTTTTGGCGGCAATAGGCGGCGGAATGGCAGGGGTCTTCACCTTCACGCTGCTTGGAGCAGGACTGGTGTCATCGCCATCGCCAGGTAGCATTTTCGCTCTCAGTGCAATGGCTCCGCGGGGCGGCTTGCTGCCAGTGTTGGCAGGGGTTGTTGCAGCGACAGTCGTTTCCTTCGTCATCGCGGCTGCATTGCTGAAAATGGGCGGCAAGTCTGATGAGGACGAGTTGGAAAAAGCGACGGAAAAAATGCAGGAACTGAAAGGCAAAAAGCAACCAGCAGCAGAAGGAGAAGAGGTAGCGGCGGCGAAAGCAGTGGTGGCTGCCGATGTGAAAAAAGTAGTCTTTTCTTGCGACGCTGGTATGGGCTCCAGCGCAATGGGGGCGGCATCCCTGCGCAAAAAGTTCAAGGATGCCGGACTTGGCGAGATCACGGTTATCAACACCGCGATCAACGACATTCCTGACGATGCCGACATCGTCATTACGCACAAGTCGCTGACAGAGAGAGCGCGGGCAAAAGCACCGTCTGCCGAGCACATCTCCATTGATAACTTCTTGAATAGTCCGGAGTATGACAAGTTGGTCAAACGGCTGGGGTAA
- a CDS encoding BglG family transcription antiterminator, producing MHVSSRQRSIMEILLQEKKGITVAQIAERIGVSTRTVHRELDALDPLFAESGLELVRKTGAGVEVVGTPEQKLALKMSVLHQTTTEFTAEERKAIILCSLLAATEPVKLISLAIDLKVTTATISHDLDDLEELLGRYDLTLLRKRGYGVELLGNEASKRKAISRLIAEHLDDHELIGIIKENIQNKSSRDMDSISRRLLSLIDREKLMKVENALSHLEAELPYPLADSAYIGLVAHLALAMERIEKGEKIRFDEHTLSELAGTPEYVVAKNIMERLQHIFQMEIPQDEIGYITMHLRGAKLRQSPEDAVWPENTELAALTARFIALCEERLGLSLREDTSLFHGLLTHLEPALYRLRRQMEIHNPILGQIKQNYPELFTVAKEVVAVLLPELQVPEEEVGYLVMHLGAALERGRLEHHRYRALVVCSSGIGSSKILATRIKKEIPEIVSLRNLSMFDLGNVPRSDYDLIISTLPLALDPAEYVVVSPLLPQDDIQKIKFHLHNRPVQVGAAKKESKIVPPGRQSQEQLKAMQLYATYANQILDGLWGQRVSNSQHDMPALLRDICTELEKRETVLAAEAVVEQLIAREKLGGLGIPGTSMALFHGRNEAVQKASFTFHRLEQPVLLRSMDEEEMQVDLLLLLLGPKEVPKEGLEVLSEVSSLLIEEDMQNLLQTGEPQRIADYIAGRLYAFCLKKTGWERTK from the coding sequence ATGCATGTATCCTCACGGCAGCGATCGATCATGGAAATTTTATTGCAGGAGAAAAAGGGCATAACCGTAGCGCAGATCGCCGAGCGAATCGGCGTGAGCACGCGAACCGTCCACAGGGAGCTGGACGCCCTCGACCCGCTGTTTGCCGAAAGCGGTCTGGAACTGGTGCGCAAGACGGGGGCCGGGGTAGAGGTTGTAGGCACACCCGAGCAAAAGCTGGCGCTGAAAATGTCTGTCCTGCACCAGACGACGACGGAGTTTACCGCCGAGGAACGCAAGGCGATCATCCTCTGCTCCCTGCTGGCAGCCACAGAACCCGTCAAGTTGATTTCGCTGGCGATTGATCTGAAGGTAACGACCGCCACGATCAGCCACGACCTGGACGATCTCGAGGAACTGCTCGGCCGTTACGACCTGACCTTGCTGAGAAAGCGAGGATACGGAGTCGAGCTGCTGGGAAACGAGGCGTCCAAAAGAAAGGCGATCAGCCGTTTGATTGCCGAGCATCTCGATGACCACGAGCTGATCGGGATTATTAAGGAAAACATTCAAAACAAATCTTCGCGGGACATGGACTCGATTTCCCGGCGGCTTTTGTCACTGATCGACCGGGAAAAGCTGATGAAGGTGGAAAATGCCCTGAGCCACCTCGAAGCCGAGCTGCCGTATCCGCTCGCGGACAGCGCCTATATCGGCCTGGTCGCGCATTTGGCACTGGCGATGGAGCGGATTGAAAAAGGCGAAAAGATTCGCTTCGACGAGCATACGCTGAGCGAGCTGGCGGGAACCCCCGAATACGTCGTCGCCAAAAACATCATGGAACGGCTGCAGCACATCTTTCAGATGGAGATTCCGCAGGATGAAATCGGCTATATTACGATGCATTTGCGTGGAGCGAAGCTGCGGCAGTCCCCCGAGGACGCCGTCTGGCCGGAAAATACCGAGCTGGCCGCCTTGACCGCACGCTTCATTGCCCTGTGCGAAGAGCGTCTGGGGCTTTCGCTGCGGGAGGACACGTCTTTGTTTCATGGCCTGCTGACGCATCTGGAGCCGGCGCTGTACAGGCTCAGGCGTCAGATGGAGATTCACAATCCGATCCTCGGCCAGATCAAGCAAAACTACCCGGAGCTGTTTACGGTGGCGAAGGAGGTGGTGGCGGTCCTCCTGCCTGAGCTGCAAGTGCCGGAGGAAGAGGTTGGCTATCTGGTCATGCATCTGGGGGCAGCGCTGGAGAGGGGGCGGCTGGAGCACCATCGCTATCGCGCACTGGTCGTCTGCTCCAGCGGCATCGGCTCGTCGAAGATTTTGGCGACGCGCATCAAAAAGGAAATTCCCGAGATCGTCAGCTTGCGCAACTTGTCCATGTTTGATCTGGGCAACGTGCCGCGCAGCGACTACGATCTGATTATTTCCACCCTGCCGCTGGCGCTTGACCCGGCAGAATACGTAGTCGTCAGCCCGCTGCTGCCGCAGGACGACATTCAAAAAATCAAGTTTCATCTGCACAACCGCCCGGTCCAGGTGGGGGCGGCGAAAAAGGAAAGCAAAATTGTGCCGCCTGGCAGGCAGTCGCAGGAGCAGTTGAAGGCGATGCAGCTCTATGCCACTTACGCCAATCAAATTCTCGATGGCTTATGGGGACAGCGCGTCAGTAACAGCCAGCACGATATGCCAGCTCTTTTGCGGGACATTTGCACAGAGCTGGAAAAACGGGAAACCGTCCTTGCGGCAGAGGCGGTCGTCGAGCAATTGATCGCACGCGAAAAGCTCGGCGGGCTAGGCATCCCCGGCACGTCCATGGCGCTGTTCCACGGCAGAAACGAGGCGGTGCAGAAAGCGTCGTTCACTTTTCACCGCCTGGAGCAGCCCGTATTGCTTCGCTCGATGGATGAAGAGGAGATGCAGGTTGACCTGCTGCTGCTTCTGCTGGGGCCAAAGGAAGTGCCCAAGGAAGGGCTGGAGGTGCTCAGCGAGGTCAGCTCACTTTTGATCGAGGAAGACATGCAGAACTTGTTGCAGACAGGAGAACCACAGCGCATTGCTGATTATATAGCAGGCAGGCTATATGCCTTTTGCCTGAAAAAGACAGGATGGGAGAGAACAAAATGA
- a CDS encoding PTS sugar transporter subunit IIA has translation MKNILTTEKIMLNAKAANKEEAIRLAGELLVRAGHVTAQYVEKMLEREELATTYIGSGVAIPHGTNEAKAEIQSTGISVVQVPDGVDFGEGNTAYLLVGIAAVGDEHLEVLSNIAILCSEEENVKRIVQASTAEEIMAMFTEEV, from the coding sequence ATGAAAAACATACTGACCACAGAGAAAATCATGCTGAATGCAAAGGCAGCGAACAAGGAAGAAGCGATCAGACTGGCAGGCGAGCTGCTGGTTCGCGCCGGACACGTGACGGCTCAATACGTGGAAAAAATGCTGGAGCGCGAAGAGCTGGCGACCACCTACATCGGCAGCGGCGTAGCGATCCCGCACGGAACGAACGAAGCAAAGGCAGAGATCCAATCCACCGGAATCTCGGTTGTGCAGGTGCCGGATGGCGTCGATTTTGGCGAAGGGAATACGGCGTACCTATTGGTCGGGATTGCGGCAGTAGGCGATGAGCATCTGGAGGTGCTGTCCAATATCGCCATCCTTTGCTCTGAGGAAGAAAACGTGAAGCGGATCGTCCAAGCCTCTACAGCAGAAGAAATCATGGCGATGTTCACCGAGGAGGTGTAG
- a CDS encoding mannitol-1-phosphate 5-dehydrogenase, whose translation MLAVHFGAGNIGRGFIGQLLRQAGYEVVFVDVNTALVDELNQRKMYHVQLATAGNPQSVVEGVRAIHGQDVEAVAAAIASADLVTTAVGPNVLGQISGAIAAGIAKRLADNPRPLNVIACENMIGGSAKLKEHVFAGLSAELQAQATELIGFPNAAVDRIVPIQQHEDKLLVVVEPFFEWVVDRSQLVGDVPQIEGVTYVDDLAPYIERKLFTVNTGHAVIAYLGYQLGLKTIDEAMQNEKVAKAARGALQETGALLVAKYGFDEQAHTQYIEKILARFTNPLLSDEVVRVGRSPLRKLSRHDRLVGPALECMERGISPEHLGLAIAAALLFDSPEDEEAVRIQSDLKLFGWEYALHNNTGIPAGHPLEEVVRRQARLMQEWTSTK comes from the coding sequence ATGCTGGCAGTCCATTTCGGAGCAGGCAATATCGGGCGCGGTTTCATCGGGCAACTGTTGAGACAGGCAGGCTACGAGGTTGTGTTTGTCGATGTGAACACAGCGCTGGTCGACGAGCTGAACCAGAGAAAAATGTATCACGTGCAATTGGCAACAGCAGGAAATCCCCAGTCGGTCGTGGAAGGAGTGCGGGCGATTCACGGGCAGGATGTCGAAGCTGTCGCTGCTGCTATCGCTTCCGCCGATCTGGTGACTACGGCTGTAGGGCCAAACGTCCTCGGGCAGATTTCGGGAGCGATTGCGGCAGGCATTGCGAAGCGACTGGCAGACAATCCGCGTCCGCTCAATGTAATCGCCTGCGAAAACATGATTGGCGGGAGCGCCAAGCTGAAGGAGCACGTTTTCGCGGGGCTCTCCGCAGAGCTGCAGGCACAGGCGACGGAGTTGATCGGTTTCCCGAATGCGGCGGTAGACCGCATCGTGCCGATCCAGCAGCATGAAGACAAGCTGCTCGTTGTGGTAGAGCCGTTTTTCGAGTGGGTCGTGGACCGTTCGCAGTTAGTAGGAGACGTGCCGCAGATCGAAGGCGTCACCTATGTAGACGATTTGGCTCCGTACATCGAGAGAAAGCTGTTTACCGTCAATACCGGCCATGCCGTGATTGCGTATCTCGGCTATCAGTTGGGATTGAAAACGATTGATGAAGCGATGCAAAACGAGAAGGTGGCGAAGGCTGCGAGAGGCGCCTTGCAGGAGACAGGAGCGCTTTTGGTAGCCAAGTACGGCTTTGACGAGCAGGCGCATACGCAGTATATCGAGAAAATATTGGCGCGCTTCACGAATCCGCTGCTCTCGGACGAAGTGGTCCGGGTAGGGCGTTCGCCGCTGCGCAAGCTGTCCCGCCACGATCGGCTGGTAGGCCCTGCGCTGGAATGCATGGAGAGAGGAATCAGTCCCGAGCATTTGGGGTTGGCGATTGCCGCAGCGCTGTTGTTCGACTCGCCAGAGGACGAAGAAGCGGTGCGCATCCAGTCAGACTTGAAACTGTTCGGGTGGGAATATGCGTTGCACAACAACACGGGCATTCCGGCAGGCCATCCGCTGGAGGAAGTGGTGCGCAGACAAGCCCGGCTGATGCAGGAGTGGACCAGTACCAAGTAA
- the ptsP gene encoding phosphoenolpyruvate--protein phosphotransferase, translating to MSQKIVGVKASAGVAIGKAFLLTAPDMQIKTVAVEDAASEIHRFEEALERAKADLQQIALRVEKEMGAEQADIFRAHLLVLEDPELVDTVKDKITQEMTNAESALHDVAQAFIGLFEQMDNDYMRERAADIRDVTKRVLAYLLGVNFFHPGSLTEEVIIVAEDLTPSDTAQLDRRYVKGFVTDIGGRTSHSAIMARSLEIPAVVGTQTITSAVQPSTLVILDGHEGVVIIDPSEEEIALYTRKQAEYAEQKAELEKLVHNPTITADQHHVELAANIGSPADVAGALANGAEGVGLFRTEFLYMGRDDFPTEEEQYLAYKQVLAGMGDKPVVIRTLDIGGDKHLSYLDMPEEMNPFLGYRAIRLCLDRQELFRTQLRALLRASAHGNLKIMFPMIATLEEFRAAKAILEEEKQGLQNSGVAVSDRIEVGIMIEIPAAAMMADVFAREVDFFSIGTNDLIQYTMAADRMNERVAYLYQPYHPAVLRLLRNVIEAGHSQGKWVGMCGEMAGDPVAVPILLGLGLDEFSMSASSILPARKQISQLSREEMAKHIDAILQMSTSAQVEAFVKETILQEDI from the coding sequence ATGTCCCAAAAAATCGTAGGGGTAAAAGCTTCCGCAGGGGTAGCCATCGGCAAGGCGTTTTTGCTGACCGCTCCTGACATGCAAATCAAGACGGTAGCGGTAGAAGATGCTGCCAGTGAGATTCATCGTTTCGAGGAAGCGCTGGAACGGGCGAAGGCAGACTTGCAGCAAATTGCGCTGCGCGTGGAAAAAGAGATGGGCGCGGAGCAGGCCGACATTTTCAGAGCCCACCTGCTTGTCTTGGAGGACCCTGAGCTTGTCGACACCGTAAAAGACAAGATTACACAAGAAATGACGAACGCAGAAAGCGCCCTGCACGACGTCGCGCAGGCGTTTATCGGCTTGTTCGAACAGATGGACAACGATTACATGCGCGAGCGGGCAGCCGACATTCGCGACGTGACGAAGCGTGTCCTGGCGTATTTGCTTGGAGTGAACTTTTTTCATCCCGGCTCTTTGACAGAGGAAGTCATCATTGTGGCGGAGGATTTGACTCCGTCGGACACGGCGCAGCTTGACCGCCGCTATGTAAAAGGCTTCGTGACCGACATTGGCGGACGCACTTCGCACTCCGCGATCATGGCGCGTTCCCTGGAGATTCCGGCCGTGGTCGGGACGCAGACGATCACAAGCGCGGTTCAGCCGTCTACACTCGTTATTTTGGACGGGCATGAAGGCGTGGTCATCATCGACCCGAGCGAGGAAGAGATCGCGCTCTATACGAGGAAGCAGGCGGAGTACGCCGAGCAAAAGGCCGAGCTGGAAAAGCTGGTCCACAACCCGACCATTACGGCAGATCAGCATCACGTGGAGCTGGCGGCCAATATCGGAAGCCCGGCCGATGTGGCAGGCGCGCTCGCAAACGGCGCAGAAGGGGTTGGCCTTTTCCGCACCGAGTTTTTATACATGGGACGGGATGATTTCCCGACAGAAGAAGAGCAGTACCTCGCCTACAAGCAGGTGCTCGCGGGCATGGGCGACAAGCCTGTCGTCATCCGCACGCTGGACATCGGGGGCGACAAGCACCTCTCCTATCTGGACATGCCGGAGGAGATGAATCCGTTCCTCGGCTATCGCGCGATCCGGCTGTGTCTCGACAGACAGGAGCTGTTCCGCACGCAACTGCGCGCCCTGCTGCGGGCGAGCGCGCATGGCAATCTGAAGATCATGTTTCCGATGATAGCGACGCTGGAGGAGTTCCGCGCGGCCAAAGCGATCCTGGAAGAAGAGAAGCAGGGCTTGCAAAACAGCGGAGTCGCTGTATCCGATCGCATCGAAGTGGGTATCATGATTGAGATCCCTGCTGCCGCCATGATGGCAGATGTATTCGCGCGGGAAGTAGACTTTTTCAGCATCGGAACCAACGACCTGATTCAATATACGATGGCAGCGGATCGAATGAACGAACGGGTAGCCTACCTGTACCAGCCGTATCACCCTGCGGTCCTGCGGCTGTTGCGCAACGTCATCGAGGCAGGGCACAGCCAAGGCAAATGGGTAGGGATGTGCGGAGAAATGGCAGGCGATCCTGTTGCCGTACCGATCCTTTTGGGACTCGGCCTCGACGAGTTCAGCATGAGCGCGAGCAGCATTTTGCCAGCCCGCAAGCAGATCAGCCAGTTGAGCCGGGAGGAAATGGCAAAGCATATCGACGCGATTTTGCAGATGAGCACATCCGCGCAGGTAGAAGCGTTTGTCAAAGAAACAATTTTGCAAGAAGACATCTAA
- a CDS encoding HPr family phosphocarrier protein yields MVEKKIVVQLPHGLHARPAANFVKMATSFSSEIKIVKQEKTVNGKSIMGIMASAIAKGEEITLIADGVDENEAIAALEKVLLSQEG; encoded by the coding sequence ATGGTGGAGAAGAAAATTGTAGTCCAATTGCCGCACGGCTTGCATGCGAGACCGGCAGCTAATTTTGTGAAGATGGCCACGTCCTTTTCCAGCGAGATCAAGATCGTCAAACAGGAAAAGACGGTCAACGGAAAGAGCATCATGGGCATCATGGCTTCGGCGATCGCCAAAGGGGAGGAAATTACCCTGATTGCCGATGGCGTAGACGAGAACGAAGCGATTGCTGCGCTGGAAAAAGTGTTGCTGTCGCAAGAAGGATAA
- a CDS encoding sulfatase-like hydrolase/transferase translates to MLSRFFQTRPNILLIIVDQERYPPAYEEASVRAWRDAELPAHSFLRSHGLEFKRHYAGATACCPSRATLFTGQYPSLHGVTQTSGAAKSSPDSDMFWLDPNTVPTMGDYFRALGYRTYYKGKWHISDRDIWVPGTHLPILSYDSGTGMPDPEKERLYWLANRLNDYGFSGWIGPEPHGRAPHNSGSSAAIGVNGRDVVYGSEVVSLLGWLDQEKSRLTRPETYQPWLIVASFVNPHDIALYGDISAQVPLFRFEVEPSVPAIAPPPTRHESLETKPRCQASYREVYPQAFQPISDEPFYRRLYYQLQKNADQQIMRVLQALTATSFYPETLILFTSDHGELLGAHGGLHQKWYCAYEEAIHLPLIIHNPLLFPQPLSTEMLTSHVDILPTLLGCAHADVAAISAELQLTHSEVRPLAGKDFSALILGNGETDASDTGPLYFMSEDDVTKGQHQISLFGQPYHSVIEPNRIETVIACLPSAGHGHRELWKYSRYFAVPPSPAESSPAIEPEYELYNLSTDPSEMRNLAAPAYANPSAEPVRRQMERMLVEQREQKRLTPRRASRQQGNGAHS, encoded by the coding sequence ATGTTGAGTCGCTTTTTTCAAACCCGTCCGAACATCCTGTTGATAATTGTCGATCAGGAGCGCTATCCGCCCGCTTACGAGGAAGCCTCTGTGCGGGCATGGCGCGATGCAGAGCTTCCCGCTCATTCTTTTTTGCGCAGCCACGGCCTGGAGTTCAAGCGCCACTACGCAGGCGCGACAGCCTGCTGTCCCAGCAGGGCCACGCTGTTTACCGGGCAGTACCCGTCCCTGCACGGCGTCACCCAGACGAGCGGCGCCGCCAAAAGCTCCCCTGACAGCGACATGTTTTGGCTCGATCCAAACACCGTGCCTACCATGGGCGACTACTTCCGCGCTCTCGGCTACCGCACGTATTACAAAGGCAAATGGCACATATCCGATCGCGATATTTGGGTACCGGGCACGCACCTGCCCATCCTGAGCTACGATTCCGGCACAGGCATGCCCGACCCGGAAAAGGAGCGCCTGTACTGGCTCGCCAATCGGTTAAACGACTACGGCTTTTCCGGCTGGATCGGCCCTGAGCCGCACGGCAGAGCCCCGCACAATTCAGGCTCATCAGCCGCCATCGGCGTAAACGGCCGGGACGTGGTGTACGGCAGCGAGGTTGTCAGCCTGCTCGGTTGGCTCGATCAGGAAAAAAGTCGGCTCACACGCCCGGAGACGTACCAGCCGTGGCTCATCGTCGCTTCTTTTGTCAATCCACACGATATCGCCCTCTATGGGGATATCTCGGCACAAGTTCCGCTTTTTCGCTTTGAAGTAGAGCCATCCGTGCCCGCAATCGCTCCGCCTCCGACCCGGCACGAATCGCTTGAGACGAAGCCGCGCTGCCAGGCGAGCTATCGCGAGGTTTATCCACAAGCGTTCCAGCCGATCTCAGACGAGCCTTTTTACCGCCGCTTGTATTACCAGTTGCAAAAAAATGCCGATCAACAGATCATGCGCGTGCTGCAAGCATTGACGGCAACGTCCTTTTACCCGGAAACATTGATTTTGTTCACATCCGACCACGGCGAACTGCTGGGGGCACACGGCGGGCTCCATCAAAAATGGTATTGCGCCTACGAGGAAGCGATTCACCTCCCGCTCATCATCCACAATCCGCTGCTTTTTCCACAGCCTCTGTCTACCGAAATGCTGACCAGCCATGTGGATATCCTCCCGACCCTGCTCGGCTGTGCCCATGCGGATGTGGCGGCCATTTCCGCAGAATTGCAGTTGACTCACAGCGAAGTCCGCCCGCTTGCGGGAAAAGATTTCTCTGCGCTGATTCTCGGCAACGGCGAAACAGACGCAAGCGATACCGGGCCGCTATACTTCATGTCGGAGGATGATGTGACAAAAGGACAGCACCAGATCAGCCTGTTCGGCCAGCCCTATCACTCCGTCATCGAGCCGAACCGAATCGAAACCGTCATAGCCTGCCTGCCGTCTGCTGGACATGGACACCGGGAGTTGTGGAAATACTCTCGTTACTTCGCGGTGCCCCCATCACCTGCCGAGTCTTCCCCGGCCATCGAACCCGAATACGAATTGTACAATCTCAGCACAGATCCATCTGAAATGCGCAATCTCGCCGCACCTGCCTATGCCAATCCTTCCGCAGAGCCTGTGCGCCGCCAGATGGAGCGGATGCTGGTCGAACAGCGAGAGCAGAAGCGGCTCACGCCTCGACGCGCGTCACGGCAGCAAGGCAACGGAGCGCACTCTTGA